The Kryptolebias marmoratus isolate JLee-2015 linkage group LG1, ASM164957v2, whole genome shotgun sequence sequence atttatttaaaattgtttggGCTTGTTGTAgatgaagcaacaaaaaaagatcaaataacATGCAAACAGTTGTGATCAGAGTTATATGGCTAAAAATGGTCATTTTCTGTCCATAAATCATACAACATGAATCTTTTCGTTCAGACTTCTGCACATGAagttcaaaaaaacaaagaagtagAGAACTGTAGAAATGTTCAAAATCCATCCTTCTCTAAAGCCTGTGTGCTTGTGACGCCGTGGGGTCGTTAGTGAAATTAGGTTATTATTTTCCTGGgaccaaacaaaatgtttatatttttgtttggatatgatgcagtttgtttaaattaccccCAATTTTCAGTTACCTCCATAGATTCCCATCATTCCCGTGGAATATTTCAGCTCAAGCTTTGTCCCCCTTGCAGCCGTAgctttaataaacattaaactctTAGGTCAGCTGTTATAAAGATAACAAGCGTTTCTGAGACCAGGGCTTGTAGCTTGCGTTAAGTCTGCGTGACATGATCGGTGAAACTCTTCGTCTTCCtgcctccccccccctccctcagcTCACAGGCCTCGCTCCCCGCGACAGAACAACCTGGGTGGCGCCCCCCCCGGGTCGTCCTCTCTCCCTTCGCCCCAAACAGGAGCGGCTCCTGTGGAAACTGTTACAACACTGACATCAGCTGCTTCTCCCACTGCTGCTAGCCCCGCCCCCAACATGGTCGCCTCTCCATCAGGAGATCATGGTGAGCCCGGCGGTCacactttactttaaaatagtACGTTTTCTATGATTTCTGCTGTAAAAATGAAGCGTTTGATGCTTCTCTGCACTGTAGGCGCTCTTCTGAAATCTTTGCTTTGGTTCTGGGCTTTGAATAAgcaaattctttgtttttgttttttttaatttgtcatagCAAAAGAATGTCGTGTCCAAGAGACGAGACAATCATCCCCCTCAACAAACAGTGAGAGCATCAAGACTTTGGACAGCTCACCTAGTATCACAAGACCAGTGTGTAAAGGTACATTACACACTTTATAATCAGACTTTAGAGTGTTGTGAAACTTGATAATTAGGACTTTAAAGATGTCAGTTCTCACATATGTCATAAGTCAATTTCTCTCTGCTTACAGGACCTCCATCTATGGCACAAgaccacagaaaacaaatagaTAATTTGAAGAAATTTAGTGAAGATTTTAGAGTAAGTACCTGCATGTCGTGAGGTAAAGCAGCTCAAATCCAACCTAATGGGCTCCTCCTCTTTCCGCCAGTTGCAGCCCAGTTCAAATCCAGACGCTGGCTTCGATCAGATGTCCAAGCCTCCCAGAGACCCCGCAGACAAACCAAAAGACGTCCCCCTGGACAAAGCCTCCGCAGTGGGACGGGACGGTTCAGAAAACTGCGTCGTTCTTCCCGCTGGCGCCTCCGGAGCGGCCGCCGCTCCTTCCGGCACCACCGCAAACAGCAGCAAGCCTGGCAGCCCCGCCGCTCTGTCCCTGTCCCCGTCTCCTTCAGCTCCGGACCAGAAGAGGACGGGGCTGGACGTGACTTCACAGGGAGTCCAGACAACGAGCATGTCCGCCTTCAGTGGAGCCAAGCAcgaagaaaaggaggagaaaaaggaagCGGTGCAGGAGTGAGTGAAGTTTAGTGTTtcaatcaaatttattttaaaaaaactaatgtttttaatattctcCCTGCAGTAGAACCCTGTTATTGCCGTAAAATGCCAAAACAACCCCCCtttttagttctgtttgttgcttCTCCTGTGAAAACCTgtttaaaagtgacagaagTTAACATAAATGGACCAGACTGATTCATTTCTTCATGTCGTTCACTTTCTGCAGTCAAGTAAGAAAATCCACCCTGAACCCAAACGCTAACGAGTTCAAGCCCAGGTTTAACACGCAGGTCAGTGCGGCAGCAGAGCTTGGTACTGCCACGCGCCACGCTTGGGTTTGTTATtaatgagcttgtttttttttcccatcttcGCCTGTTCGATCAGCCTAAACCAGCCAACACCCCGACGCCCCCTCGGCCTCAGGGCCAGCCCAGCCCCTCCATCGTGGTTCAGCAGCCGCAGGCCGTGTACGGCCAAACCGTCTGCTTCCCTCAGATGTATCCGCTGACGCCCGTCAGCCCCGGAGTGCAGGTGAGGCGCCAAGATGTGCAGCATTCATTTCTATTCACTGCACCGTGTTATTATctgtacaaaacaacaaaaagaatcagTTTCATGAGATTTATTCCCCCAACAAACCTCACCACAGGCTCccccatttgtctgtttgttttgtcttttatcgtCTCAGTCAATCCTCTAAGAACCTCCTGCTTCCAGCATTTTATCCTGATTTTAAAAGGGTTACATTAAGAATGGGGGTGAATATGTACGATGTTTGTTCTGTGACGTTCTCAGGGCGCCTTTAAAgaacttttacacattttgacTGGATGTCGTTACGCTTGTTTCTGTAACTCGATGTATCCTGTGTTGCTTTAAGAAAAACTTGGTGATCCAACATCATACTCGTTCAAACAATAACAACTAAAGAGTGGTTCTTTTTCCCTtgtctccccctcctcctcctcctcctcttcctcttcctctctctcttgCTCCATTAGAAAAGCATAATATGGAAGGTTTGTGAATTTTTCTAAGATTTctacctttttttgttgttttttttcaatccttgtttttgtttatttttggaaacccAATCAGTACTGAGATGTTTTGCTTGCTTGTTGGAATAATGTTATCAGATGTTGGTTTGCCAACTTCTTATtgcaattcattttaaaactgccaCCCCAGACGGACATTTAACACCATCCCGTTTCTGTTTACCAAACCAGTTAGCGTTAGCTCAAAATGTCCTAAGCTTCTTTCTTCGCTGCACTTtagtttgtaataaaactgCATGTTGTACAAGTGAGGGAAAACATAGAATTGATTAGAAAAATCAGGGGTGTAACCAAACAATAGACAGTAAATGCATGTGGCCCCAGGTaagaaataactttattttttaggatATTTACTGTATTAGGCGTTAGGTGAGTGCCTAACTGTCAAAACAAAGAGTTAAAAGCTGATTATGCAGAAAGATGAGTTTTAGTTCAGggatatttgttgttgtttgtgaaaGATTGAGGTTAAAGTGTTTTCTCTTCCATTGCTGCCCTCACTGCCTCGTTCCCTCAGTCTCCAGCTGTTTACCAGGTTCAGATGCCTCACATGACGGTCAGCCAGTCCAAACCCTACAGACCAGGTAAAGGTGAGAATCAGCGCTGCTTCTGTCACTCTTTTAAACGCTGCATTACCGTGGCTCATTTAACCCAGGAAAGGTTTTCAGCGGCTTATCACGCCCCCGCTTCTTTTACTGAATCTTCAGCAGAGCTAGTAGCCTCGCCTGAAATTTGGTCAGTGAGTTTACGAGTCATCGCCCGCCGCTAGAAGGCGATGGCGGGCAATGATGTTTGGATAAACACACACGCAGAATCGTTTTAATTTCAGCCTCATTTACACAAGAGGCTCAGAGATGAGTTTTCTCTGTACAGGAGCTGGAAAAGGTCACTCGTTTGATCTCTCGCCCGACCGGTTTAATTTTTGACTCCCGGCGTAAATCTTTAGTGCCCAACATGCCGCAGCAGAGGTCCGACCAGCACCACCCGCCCGGGACGCCCACCATGATGCACCCGGCCACAGCGGCGGGGCCGCCCATCATAGCGCCGAGCCCGGCGTACTCGGCGCAGTACTTCACCTGCAGCCCGCAGCAGTTCACCAGTCAGCCGCTCGTTCAGCAGATGCCTCACTACCAGTCCCAGGtacgccgccgccgcctccatCGGAAAACgctcacagcagcagcagatcgTAGAGGAGTGGATCCCTCCAACTCCTGAGAGGTTCTTACCTGCGTGCAGCTTTGGACTGACGCACTAACGCCTGGTGTGGTCGTCTGTGTGTCCTTCAGGCACAGCATGTCTTCAGTCCTGTGATGCAGGGCAGCGCCAGGATGATGGCGCCTCCCGCTCACGGCCAACCCAGTCTggtctcctcctccaccacacAGTACCAGGAGCAGACGCACACCATGTACGGTACGTTACAATCAGATCAGCAAGCTCTTTGgagctttgaccaaaaataacctGGAAACAAATATTATTGATTGTTTTAGAAGCACAACAGAAAAGGTGAGTTTTGTCATGTTTACGGTccagttttctgtaaatgtgtgactctaaaacaaaactactaACAGAAGGAGGGAAACTACACGCCGGTAGCTGCTTCATTGGGATCTTTCTCTGATCAGGTTAAATACCTGCTgagaagaacaggaagtgtagttttgcaaacattttacagattaaGTCAATAAAACAAGGAGTTCaccttgttttaactttgataAAAACCTGATTAAAGTCAAAAGGAATGAAGGTCTCTGCTGTTGttacaaaatgtcagaaagtcattaaatatccaacaaaaGAGTCTAAGTTCTCTGTTCCTTTAACTTTATGCTTTCTTTTATCAAATTGGGACACTTAATCATAGTTTCCACAAAGAAAGGCCTCTCAGAGGTTTCaggattctgtttgttttatcaaagaaaatctaaagaataaaattgttttttttaatcccattCTTCACATgactgttttttccttttgccctaaaatgtaaacatatCTATTAATATAAACACTTTCTTacagctttttagttttaaaatagaacaaaCGATATACTTTGATGCGTTGAATTATTCCTTTGTTTGAAGCTTTCGGTTCAGAGGTCACCGCAGCCGGCTGGAAAAGGCCCACAGGCCACCAGTTGATGATCACAGTTCTAGCAGAACTCTTTAGGTTGTGAAGGTTGCAGATCTCTGGGATGGAGCGTGTCCTCCTCGTTATTAACGCTGATCCCCGTGTCCCGTTGTCCCAGTGTCTCCAGGGCCCATGCCTCAGCAGTACCCCCACCCCAGTGCCACCTTGCACCACCACCCCCAGCACCCTCAGCCCTCTGCCACCCCCACAGGCCAAGCCCAGCAGGGTGGTCCTCCACAGCACGGAGGTCCTCCGAGCCACCCTGCTGCCAGTCCGGTCCAGCACCCCCAGCACCCGCAGGCGGCAGCAGCAGGTGACTCCGTCCTTCTGACGTGGTCGGGTGGGGTCGGGTCGTTTCGGCGAGATAACCGCCCGTCTCTGTGTGTCGCAGCCCTGCACCTCGCCGGCCAGCCCCCACAGCAGCAGATGTACTCGGCCTTGGCCCCGACGCCCCCCTCCATGACGCCGGGGCCCAACCCGCAGTCTCCCCAGGCGTCGTTCCCTTCTGCTCAGCAGACCGTGTACATCCACCCGCAGCAGGTGCAGCACGGCTACAACCCCAACCACATGGCGCACGTGCAGCAGGTGGGTCACAGTCCACGGCCCTGCTGGATCTGAGTCAGATCAGGTCTGGGATCAGGTCCAGCAGGCTTCTTACAGATTCATATCAGTGTTGATTGTGCTGAAAGTTTCCTGGATATCCCCTGGCTGTGtctcagactttaaaaataagatatGGATCCCACATTCAGACTTTTAATTAATTACCGTAGGAAGATGGTAGTTTATAACTTTTGGTTCCAAGagaattttaaatctttttggcTCCACCAGATGTTTGTGTCACACACCGGCTGCAGTGGAGTTGCAGGATTCGATCACCCCCACGGCGCTTTGATTCCACCAGATGTGAGCTTTATAGGCGTCTGAAAAGCAGCTTGCTCCGCCGGTCTCTTCTTCACACCGAAGTTTACGGTGCAGATAAGTCGACCAGGAAGTGAGGTCAGAGGAGGGAGTCTGGACCGTTGTTGAAAGGAAACGCTTTGGCAGATTACTGGTTGAGTTTTTAGACGTCTCTCGGTGCGCTCAGTTTATATCAGAACTCGTAACTGGGAAGTCGGAGTGACGTAAACTTCCCACTTTACTGCATTCCTGTTGTCCCACTCAGTGAGATGGACACCCGCAGcaaaggcttttgtttttctcacagtttcTGAATATTAAATCTAACTAAATAGATACGCGCTCCACTCGCGGAACATGTTAAAAAGTACTAATTGTACAAGTGATAAAATGTGGAAGAACAACTTAAAGAGCAAATATTAGCAAAAGTAACAGCTTGCTTACTAATGTAGCGAGTAGCAGCCATCTGGAAATCCTAACTGGGGGGGTTCGTCGGAGTTTCTTTCACTTTCCGGGTGGGATATCTCACTTGAAGTGAGCGTTCCCGTTGAAATTTAAGACTAGGAGCTCGGAAATTTCCATTTCCTGGTACAACTGGAACgcactgtctgtctgtggactaTTTCTTGTCTGAGCTCTAAATTAATGACCctttaacacagaaatgtcaaaactgtacagctggacacctcatgggtcaagggtgatccccATTGATTTCATAGTCACAGGGTCAAAAGTCAATGTCACAGTTCTTTGTGAGAACCCTGTATGTGCTCTAACTGCAGCTGTGTAAGGTGGGGATGTCCAACTGCATGACTGGGTGACGAGTcaagggtgatccctattgatttcagagTCAAAGGTCGAGGTCACAGGTGACATCTTTGTGAAATCTTTGCCTGTGCTCCAACTCTAGACACATATTCAGGATTGTGGTGTGAGGGAATCCATGCTCTGGGTTTAGATTACTCTGATTCTCTGTCGGTGTATTTTGTACCGTTGGAGGTACTTTTGTTCGCTTCGGAAACTCATTCAGTGGTCTGTGAAGTCGTGAGGGTGGAGTAAAGCTACCctttgaagtgtgtgtgtgtgagctaaCCTGACAGCAGCTATAAGGTCTCCTcagctctgctttttttgtggatGTAATGagggtttaaaatgtttccagctGCAGCCTCCTCTGGTTCATCATTTCTAGCTCTTGTGTTTTCATCTCCTGTAACGTTTTGTTCTCGCCTCCCTCCACACACCggccctctctctctgtctcgtTCCCAGGCTCATATGCAGTCCGGCATCGTGCAGTCTCACCACCCGGGGCCCGCCCACGCCCCCATGATGCTGATGGCCACTCAGGGCCCCCCGGGGGGTCCACAGCCACCGATGCCCCAGACGGCCCTGAACCCCATCCCCGTGTCCTCCACCACACATTTCTCCTACCTGGCGCACCCACAAGGTACGTTCATCGATCAGCACCCTTACAGGTCGAGTTGCTGCTTTTTCCCCCTCgaattcagctgtttttgcaCCACGGTCAATAACGTTTTGTCTTAGTGGgtttgatatatatatttttattttttctgagcGAATGTGCTCCAAAGAAAGATTCATCTggcagaggagagaaaaaaaataaaataaaatggcagaaGACCAAAGATTTGTTTGGATCAGTTCCTGCCCACAGCTCGGCTGCTAACACTTGGCAGCTCTGAACGACACACAGtttgatttgttcatttaacAAGGATGCaaacaaatcactttttttttttatttctttttggcCGTTTCTTCCCCCCCCATATTATTTTGAGCCACTCGTGGGAATCCTTTTGGATCAGAAGTGGTTTTATTCTGCGAGTTTGGCAGGCTGTCTGGGTGACAGCTGAACCTCCATATGATTCTAGTTTTTTCCCTGCTCAACTAAATTTCATGATTTACTGAGACATGGGGACATTCCTTTTTGGAATATGGGATTGTCTCTTTATCTGTTTGCCATGACAGTTACcagaaatgattattttaaaatctcgCCCCAGCGCTGAAAGCCCCGCCCCGGCTGCATCACGTCCCAGACGTCTGTCCGACCAGCAtgtgtcagaaaataaacaggGCTACAGCTGCTTGACAGAACCCGAACCCCAGACCTGAACTTGGAGCTTCCAGCGCTCCCGTCTGTCACCTCAACTCAGGAGCGACGATGAGAAGCCCACCTGCCGCCACCAAACTGAAAaagcagacagattttttttattattttaacaatttcttATAGAAGAATGACAATCAGACCATCCAAGAGACGAGACGGCTCCAAGTCTGTGTTTTGAACAAAGCTAATAAGACCACCAGGCTCATCATGACCTCCTGACCCCCACGAACAGAAATATTGTCCAAtcacaattgtttttttaaattccccagTCGTTATAAGGTAATTATCCCCACTCCTCCACATCCTCTGTAGAAGAAAAAGGATTTGCAGAGAGTGGGAGATGTTCAGGTTTataaatgtcctccacagaggacaaacTTGAACTgctggtagtcaggaggatgACTGGAGGGCTGCGTGAAACTACAGATATGTAGCATACATGACTATTCTGTTGCCTGTTAATGATTACATCTCAGAAGGCCTGTAAATCTGTACACTTAATTGTTCCACGATGCCATCTCtcctaaatgtatttatattcctGTTTGAAAGATTTCTGACCTTTGTCCTCCCCTCTCAGATCTAACGACGGTCCGTCCCCGTCTTTCTCTGTCCCGGTTCTGTGTCGCCCCTGCAGTGCAGActcaccaccagcagcagctgtagaTAGGGGGCGCCGGCGAGCCGAGGGACCCGCTCCGCATCGCGCCTCTCACCCCCAGAGCCTCCGCAGGCAGGCAACGAAGAGCACGAGAgccctccctctcctcccgcTCCTCCTTTCCCTCCCCCGTCATGCTTCACATCGGcttttctcccccctccctccctccctccNNNNNNNNNNNNNNNNNNNNNNNNNNNNNNNNNNNNNNNNNNNNNNNNNNNNNNNNNNNNNNNNNNNNNNNNcctccctcctcctcctccccgctcAGACTAGGCAATAAGTGAATGTTAACTGGTTGATGCAGTGACATGTTTTAACGAGAGAGGAGAGTTTTTAAACTGACAAGACTGTTTCTGTTTATGGCcctgttaacacacacacactcacaccccaacacacacactacaccCAGGGTCCCAGACTGCGACTTGAGTCAGCTTGCCAAGTTAAGACATGAGAGAGAGATTTGTTAATCTGAGAGTGAAGATTTAACTGGAACTTGTACTCTGACTGCACCTTGTTacggagaaagaaaaaaaaaagaaaaatcttcagACTTTTAGACAGTATTAATCTTACTGTTTATTGCTGCTGCTATGTGCTGCGTTTGTTTCCAGACTACAAGAGAAGTTTCTAACCAAACTAAAAACCGAAACACGACCAGAAACTTCCTGTAGGGGGGAAAAAGTAAAAACGGAAAAACTAAAATCCCTTCAGCAGCCGAGAGGACAGGAGAAACGTTATTTATGAAATTCTAATGGCTGAGGTGATCAGATCCCACTTCTCACCTGACCCTCATGTAACTTTTaagttaaaacttttactttgtagataatataaataatttaaaaaaccaagcaaaaaaaaattaaaaacaataaaaaagttttaaaaactggatcGGTGTGCTGTCGTCGTATTTCCTGCTGCTCAGCTTGgagcatttaaacatttttttttaggagaaaacattttgaaacaagtTTGGTTCACGACGGAGATGAGTTCTgaccaggaaaaacaaaaaacagacaaacctgAAGACTTGAACTTTTCTCTCATCTCTCAGCATTCTCTAAAACGTTCAGACGCTTTGATGAACGCAGATAAAAAACTGCTGTGATGAGACGCCGAACAGAAGCTGCTTCcgaagaataaatttaaaacttattaATCATTAGACATCTGCACGGCTTCACCTCTTCTTGGTTTTGGAGATGCGACCTGAAGGGTTTATCCTTGAGGACCATCGTTCCATTCGGACGAGGAGAAAGCTCGAACTGTCCCAGCTGTGAAGTACggaggtggcagcatcatgttgcaGGGGGAGCGGTGAAGTTCACAGAATGGAAGGGGATCAGGACGTCAGGCAGGAAGTCTGGATGCAGATGGGTCTTCAGATGGACGATGAGCCGAAGCAGACGGTCAGATCAGCCGAAGGAGCGGCTGTCACGACCTACAGACCCGACtactacagcagcagaagggGACAAACTTCCATTAAACTGTGAAGTTCAAAGGAAACGGAAAACAGACGAGCTCTAAGACAAATACTCAGAAAACATGATTTagaaaaaagcaatttaaattaaaaaaaaaaaaattcatttggACAAATGTATCAAATAGAAATAATTctgggaatcctaactgacctaaagtCTGATTTAATGAACAAACAGATTATataaacatctgtaaatatCTTCCTCCTCAGTTTGACTCGACCGTCTGCAGCGACGGGAACAGAATAAGACGCGGCCACCGCTTCATTTTCTCggatatgtttatttaaaaaaagaaaaagtcaaacataCAGTTGTTATATATTTAGTATAATTTAGATGCTTGTAACTGAAAGGGACGCTGACCCAGTGGAACATCTCAGAAGCTGCTGGGGTTCGACGCGGGGCTTGAACTGGAACGTTTACAGTGCGAAGTTAACAAACAGGATGAACAGTATCGAGAACACATTACATTCATCAACAAATGATCGAGAGGGGGGTGGGGAGGCTGAGGGACTTCCTGGAGCAGAGGTTGAGCTTTAACTCGATCCTTGCAGggatatataaaaaataaaaataaagcgtCAGCCTTGGTTCTAAACAGCATGTTTTCTGAGGACTTCGTGGTTTggttttttatctgtttttttcttttctccaagcGGTTGCAGAAGCACTAAATTCTTCCTTATGAATGCAGAAAGGTGTGAAGCATCTTTCTTTTATTGCACTACACAATCACACCCTGAGCTTTAAGggaaaaaacatccaaacaaaaaaaataataataaaaaaaaaggggaaaagcaACAGCAGCTTTGTGGCAAAGGCACAGTGATTCTCCCGGAAAGAAACGAgaatagttttctgttttcttttgttttgggttttttttttttttattttaccgtTACTCTGCTTTAGCAGAAATGAAACAGAGAGGTGAGGAGGGATCTGTTCAGGCGCATACAAGCAGGAAGACCAACCAAACTTTTGCCAAAAACATCCTTGTTTTGTTCCCCTTTAAAAGATGTCAGTCTTGATCACAATGATGCTTCAGACAGAACGACAAAAAAAACCATTGTAGAAATGTTAGTCAAAGCCGACTTATCGTCTAACaaggttattattattattattattattattattaataaaacgGGTTAAAATGAGGATGGAAATCAAACTGTAGTTACAGGAAACTGCatcaggagagagaaaaaaaggtcGAAAGCAAACGTTAGGCACAAATTTCCTGACGGAGAATCTAAAATTTGAGCTGAAGTTAGTGTTAAAGCAGAGTTAGAAGACAGACACTTTGCTCATTATTATTTCCCAAAGTCACCCTGGAGCCTCTAAGatttggattttaaaagaatgagattattttatgtAGGTTATGACCAATTCTAGGATAAAAACCTCTCTTAAAAGgcttaaaaccaaaatataaaataaaacaaagtggatGAATGTTTGACGCTTTGGTTCATTTTTGGACGTCACCTTCCAGCacgaaaataaaaacctgagttGTCGTTGGTTGTGGTCGGCGCGGCGTTAAACCTTTTAAAGGCACCTTTAATTATTGATAAGGGCACAGAAACACGCAGCCAGAGGTCAAACACTGTGAGCAACATCTGCTGCCACATCTGGACACTTTCAAAGCTCTGCTGGCTGAAATCCTTTTCCTTCCAAAACggctgtattttaaaaatatatatatatcattattCTTACATTATTTTCACAGCCTCTTTGGTTTAAGCTGCTGTGGTGAAGTTAAAGAAGAATTAATGCTGAGTGTGAGAAGTAAAGCTGCAGACGTGACGCTGGAACGGAGGCGCCGCGTCGATGTTTCCAGGAGCCCTTAAAGAGCTGGAAGAAGCGAGAGgcgaaacatcttcagaaaGGCTTCAAGTCTGGAAACATGAAATCAGATTGGGTCCCATCGTTGGGGAGCTTTTTCCTGACAGAGGTCTTTTCCCGGGAGCTTTTTTCCAACGAGTCTCCGTTTTATGCCACAAAATCAAGAAAGCCGAGCGAACCTcacaataaattagtttatttacacaaagtCTGTTTGGATCAAATGTCAAACATTATGCTGCTCTTGTCCAAATGGCTCCTCGTGGCAGAAAGTTTTTGactttcattcatccatctctTGAATCCACTCCTCAGCTGTTCCCAGGTCAGCTGGGACAGGAGTGGTCCCTCCAGCAGGTCCTGAGACGAACTCGAAGTCCTTAAAGCGCTGACAAGCGAGTCTTTTAGCGAGGACACTGAGCCGTGACGCGCAGATAAAACTCTGctcagcttcagtttcagagCCGCTGGCAGGAGGAAGGTTGTTCTCGGACAAATCAAGGATTTGGAGGATTTTCACGTcacattttggtttaaactcGGCTCgctccaaatgaaaaaaacagaacaaatagtTGTGGAAGTAACACTGGACTCTTGTGTCTCAGAAGCTCtaagaggaataaaaaaggaGCGTTTTATTGGCCGGAAagcttcaaatctttttaattttcgGAGCCACAGCAGCAAGAAGGCAGCATTTCTAATCCCATCACTCTGCTCTCGTTGATTTTGTGGCATTTTCTTGGATTCTCGGACATCATCTCATCGTTTGACATCAGTTTATGGCGTCTTTTAGTGCTTGAACGGGATTCTGGGACCTATTTTCCACCTGAAGCCTGAGATCTGAAGCCCTGATTGTCAGACCCGTCCGGACTCACAGAG is a genomic window containing:
- the atxn2 gene encoding ataxin-2 isoform X2; protein product: MSMKAGGNRSKPGGGNTTGAAASGAGGSGGGRQNLGRGRHSGKGSAAVIFSGVYANMRMVHVLTSVVGTKCELKVKNGAVYEGVFKTYGPECDLVLDAAHRKASELSIGPRKEDIVESIIFKASDVVVVTFKDVDLNFARKVSSDSDNFTDAAVTGRINGEHKEKDLEPWDGGETHNSDSLESLDTDVSNGWDPNDMFKYNEEKYGVLSTYDSSLSTYTVPLERDDSEEFLKREARAAQLAEEIEASATYKARVALENDERSEEEKYTAVVRSERETHTLSRENKYIPPGQRNREVMSWGPGRQNSPRLGQSSGGPSAPRPGPHDYSPSSGADQRVVNGGSSHWPSPCPSPSSRPPSRYQSGPSSLPPRATTPTRPPSRPPSRPSRPPSHSSHPSYPSSSSSFSHHGPTSPASTLPKRMSSEGPPRMSPKSQRTPRSHRVPPSRIGGVHPGVDLISHNSAGEAPAAPPTRSSSSGGTWSSVVSGAHRPRSPRQNNLGGAPPGSSSLPSPQTGAAPVETVTTLTSAASPTAASPAPNMVASPSGDHAKECRVQETRQSSPSTNSESIKTLDSSPSITRPVCKGPPSMAQDHRKQIDNLKKFSEDFRLQPSSNPDAGFDQMSKPPRDPADKPKDVPLDKASAVGRDGSENCVVLPAGASGAAAAPSGTTANSSKPGSPAALSLSPSPSAPDQKRTGLDVTSQGVQTTSMSAFSGAKHEEKEEKKEAVQDQVRKSTLNPNANEFKPRFNTQPKPANTPTPPRPQGQPSPSIVVQQPQAVYGQTVCFPQMYPLTPVSPGVQKSIIWKSPAVYQVQMPHMTVSQSKPYRPGKVPNMPQQRSDQHHPPGTPTMMHPATAAGPPIIAPSPAYSAQYFTCSPQQFTSQPLVQQMPHYQSQAQHVFSPVMQGSARMMAPPAHGQPSLVSSSTTQYQEQTHTMYVSPGPMPQQYPHPSATLHHHPQHPQPSATPTGQAQQGGPPQHGGPPSHPAASPVQHPQHPQAAAAALHLAGQPPQQQMYSALAPTPPSMTPGPNPQSPQASFPSAQQTVYIHPQQVQHGYNPNHMAHVQQAHMQSGIVQSHHPGPAHAPMMLMATQGPPGGPQPPMPQTALNPIPVSSTTHFSYLAHPQVQTHHQQQL
- the atxn2 gene encoding ataxin-2 isoform X1 — its product is MSMKAGGNRSKPGGGNTTGAAASGAGGSGGGRQNLGRGRHSGKGSAAVIFSGVYANMRMVHVLTSVVGTKCELKVKNGAVYEGVFKTYGPECDLVLDAAHRKASELSIGPRKEDIVESIIFKASDVVVVTFKDVDLNFARKVSSDSDNFTDAAVTGRINGEHKEKDLEPWDGGETHNSDSLESLDTDVSNGWDPNDMFKYNEEKYGVLSTYDSSLSTYTVPLERDDSEEFLKREARAAQLAEEIEASATYKARVALENDERSEEEKYTAVVRSERETHTLSRENKYIPPGQRNREVMSWGPGRQNSPRLGQSSGGPSAPRPGPHDYSPSSGADQRVVNGGSSHWPSPCPSPSSRPPSRYQSGPSSLPPRATTPTRPPSRPPSRPSRPPSHSSHPSYPSSSSSFSHHGPTSPASTLPKRMSSEGPPRMSPKSQRTPRSHRVPPSRIGGVHPGVDLISHNSAGEAPAAPPTRSSSSGGTWSSVVSGAHRPRSPRQNNLGGAPPGSSSLPSPQTGAAPVETVTTLTSAASPTAASPAPNMVASPSGDHAKECRVQETRQSSPSTNSESIKTLDSSPSITRPVCKGPPSMAQDHRKQIDNLKKFSEDFRLQPSSNPDAGFDQMSKPPRDPADKPKDVPLDKASAVGRDGSENCVVLPAGASGAAAAPSGTTANSSKPGSPAALSLSPSPSAPDQKRTGLDVTSQGVQTTSMSAFSGAKHEEKEEKKEAVQDQVRKSTLNPNANEFKPRFNTQPKPANTPTPPRPQGQPSPSIVVQQPQAVYGQTVCFPQMYPLTPVSPGVQKSIIWKSPAVYQVQMPHMTVSQSKPYRPGKVPNMPQQRSDQHHPPGTPTMMHPATAAGPPIIAPSPAYSAQYFTCSPQQFTSQPLVQQMPHYQSQAQHVFSPVMQGSARMMAPPAHGQPSLVSSSTTQYQEQTHTMYVSPGPMPQQYPHPSATLHHHPQHPQPSATPTGQAQQGGPPQHGGPPSHPAASPVQHPQHPQAAAAALHLAGQPPQQQMYSALAPTPPSMTPGPNPQSPQASFPSAQQTVYIHPQQVQHGYNPNHMAHVQQAHMQSGIVQSHHPGPAHAPMMLMATQGPPGGPQPPMPQTALNPIPVSSTTHFSYLAHPQDLTTVRPRLSLSRFCVAPAVQTHHQQQL